In Pseudomonas sp. Leaf58, one DNA window encodes the following:
- the paaE gene encoding 1,2-phenylacetyl-CoA epoxidase subunit PaaE, translating into MSQFHSLTIKQVRKETRDAVSIAFDVPAHLQAQFRFTQGQYLVMRTQLDNEEVRRSYSICSAVQDGELRVAVKRVPGGRFSAFANDALKAGQQLEVMPPSGSFFVPLDPARQGHYLGVAAGSGITPILSIIATTLANEPHSRFTLLYGNRSSSGALFRDKLEDLKNRYLDRLNLIFVFSREQQDVDLYNGRIDADKCGQLFSRWLDVASLDAAFICGPQAMTETVRNSLQANGMAKERIHFELFAAAGNEARREAREAARQVDSALSHVTVISDGRALSFDLPRNTQSVLDAGNAIGAELPYSCKAGVCSTCKCRVIEGEVEMDSNHALEDYEVAAGYVLSCQSYPVSDKVILDFDQL; encoded by the coding sequence ATGAGCCAGTTTCACAGCCTGACCATCAAGCAAGTGCGTAAAGAGACCCGTGATGCGGTGTCGATTGCCTTCGATGTACCCGCGCACCTGCAAGCGCAGTTTCGTTTTACCCAAGGCCAGTACCTGGTCATGCGTACCCAGCTGGACAACGAGGAGGTTCGCCGCTCCTACTCCATCTGCAGCGCCGTGCAGGACGGCGAACTGCGCGTGGCCGTCAAGCGCGTACCCGGCGGGCGCTTCTCGGCGTTTGCCAATGATGCGCTCAAGGCCGGCCAGCAACTGGAAGTGATGCCGCCGTCAGGCAGCTTCTTCGTGCCGCTGGACCCGGCCCGCCAGGGTCATTACCTGGGCGTAGCCGCCGGCAGCGGCATTACCCCGATCCTGTCGATCATCGCCACCACCCTGGCCAACGAGCCACACAGCCGCTTTACCCTGCTGTACGGCAACCGCTCCAGCTCGGGGGCGCTGTTCCGCGACAAGCTTGAAGACCTGAAAAACCGTTACCTCGACCGCCTGAACCTGATTTTCGTGTTCAGCCGCGAGCAACAGGATGTCGACCTTTACAACGGCCGCATCGATGCCGACAAGTGCGGCCAACTGTTCTCGCGCTGGCTGGACGTTGCCAGCCTGGACGCGGCATTCATCTGCGGCCCGCAGGCGATGACCGAGACCGTGCGCAACAGCCTGCAGGCCAATGGCATGGCCAAGGAGCGCATCCACTTCGAGCTGTTTGCCGCTGCTGGCAATGAAGCCCGTCGCGAAGCCCGCGAGGCCGCACGCCAGGTGGACTCGGCGCTCAGCCACGTCACCGTGATCAGCGATGGCCGCGCCCTCAGTTTCGACTTGCCGCGTAACACCCAGAGCGTACTGGACGCTGGCAATGCCATCGGTGCCGAGCTGCCTTATTCGTGCAAGGCCGGGGTGTGCTCCACCTGCAAGTGCCGGGTAATCGAAGGCGAAGTGGAAATGGACAGTAACCATGCCCTGGAGGACTACGAAGTGGCGGCCGGGTATGTGCTGTCGTGCCAGAGCTACCCGGTGAGTGACAAGGTGATCCTCGATTTCGACCAGCTCTGA
- the paaD gene encoding 1,2-phenylacetyl-CoA epoxidase subunit PaaD, which produces MQPGELIAGDRGARAPHGDDLARAWAVLAQVMDPEVPVVSVVDLGIVRDLDWRAGHLHLVVTPTYSGCPATEVIEGDIRLALEQAGFPAPDLERRLTPAWSTDWISELGRERLRAYGIAPPQGSASKRSLLGEAPQVCCPQCGSAHTELLSQFGSTACKALYRCRECLEPFDYFKCI; this is translated from the coding sequence ATGCAACCTGGTGAGCTGATTGCCGGCGACCGTGGCGCCCGCGCGCCACACGGCGACGACCTGGCCCGGGCCTGGGCGGTCCTGGCCCAAGTCATGGACCCGGAAGTGCCGGTGGTCAGCGTGGTCGACTTAGGCATTGTCCGCGACCTCGACTGGCGCGCCGGGCACTTGCACCTGGTGGTCACGCCTACCTATTCCGGCTGCCCCGCCACCGAGGTGATCGAAGGGGATATCCGCCTGGCGCTGGAACAGGCGGGCTTCCCTGCCCCTGACCTGGAGCGCCGGCTGACCCCGGCCTGGAGCACCGACTGGATCAGCGAACTGGGCCGCGAGCGCCTGCGCGCCTATGGCATCGCCCCGCCACAAGGCAGCGCCAGCAAGCGCAGCCTGCTCGGCGAGGCGCCCCAGGTGTGCTGCCCGCAGTGCGGCAGCGCCCATACCGAATTGCTCAGCCAGTTCGGCTCTACGGCCTGCAAGGCGCTGTACCGCTGCCGCGAGTGCCTGGAGCCGTTCGACTATTTCAAATGTATTTGA
- the paaC gene encoding 1,2-phenylacetyl-CoA epoxidase subunit PaaC has translation MHNEALIPYLLLLGDSALVQGQRLCEWCGHAPAIEEELALMNVGLDLVGQARNWLEYAAELLDDGSDADALAFRRDERAYRNLLLVEQPNGDFAVTMTKQFFYDAWHFAMLQGLIGSRDARIAGIAAKALKEVTYHLRRSSEWVQRLGGGTDESRQRMLAAIPALWRFSVELAAGSDNEVRLAEAGIAANPAAVGADWLKQVAAIFASVELPLPNAASHFYLDGRKGLHTEHLGLLLAEMQCLPRAYPDATW, from the coding sequence ATGCATAACGAAGCCCTTATCCCCTATTTGCTGCTGCTCGGCGACAGTGCCCTGGTGCAGGGCCAGCGCCTCTGCGAATGGTGCGGCCACGCCCCCGCCATCGAAGAAGAACTGGCCCTGATGAACGTCGGCCTCGACTTGGTCGGCCAGGCGCGCAACTGGCTGGAGTACGCCGCTGAACTGCTCGATGACGGCAGCGACGCCGATGCCCTGGCCTTCCGCCGTGATGAACGGGCCTACCGCAACCTGCTGCTGGTCGAGCAGCCCAACGGCGATTTCGCCGTGACCATGACCAAGCAGTTCTTCTATGACGCCTGGCATTTCGCCATGCTGCAGGGCCTGATCGGCTCCCGCGACGCGCGCATTGCCGGTATCGCCGCCAAAGCACTGAAGGAGGTCACCTACCACCTGCGTCGTTCCAGCGAGTGGGTACAGCGCCTGGGCGGTGGCACTGACGAAAGCCGCCAGCGCATGCTCGCCGCCATCCCCGCACTGTGGCGCTTCAGCGTCGAACTGGCGGCCGGTAGCGACAACGAAGTGCGCCTGGCCGAAGCCGGCATCGCTGCCAACCCAGCTGCCGTGGGTGCCGATTGGCTGAAGCAGGTGGCGGCGATCTTCGCCTCGGTCGAGCTGCCGCTGCCCAACGCCGCCAGCCATTTCTACCTGGACGGCCGCAAAGGCCTGCACACCGAGCACCTGGGCCTGCTGTTGGCCGAGATGCAGTGCCTGCCAAGGGCTTACCCCGATGCAACCTGGTGA
- the paaB gene encoding 1,2-phenylacetyl-CoA epoxidase subunit PaaB, translated as MSVWTLYEVFVRSKHGLNHKHVGSVHAADAAMAIENARELYTRRSEGVSLWVVPSALITASSPDEKDPLFAPADDKVYRHASFYELPDEVGHM; from the coding sequence ATGTCTGTCTGGACCCTCTACGAAGTGTTCGTGCGCAGCAAGCACGGCCTTAACCACAAGCACGTTGGCAGCGTGCACGCCGCCGATGCCGCCATGGCCATCGAAAACGCCCGTGAGCTGTACACCCGCCGCAGCGAAGGCGTAAGCCTGTGGGTGGTGCCCTCGGCACTGATCACCGCCTCTTCCCCCGACGAGAAAGACCCGCTGTTCGCCCCGGCGGACGACAAGGTCTACCGCCATGCCAGCTTTTACGAGCTGCCCGACGAAGTCGGACACATGTGA
- the paaA gene encoding 1,2-phenylacetyl-CoA epoxidase subunit PaaA, protein MYAQLVETGVKRVKSLEEMSPEERNFQEKIDAEIKIEAKNWMPEAYRQTLIRQISQHAHSEIVGMLPEGNWVTRAPSLKRKLQLMAKIQDEAGHGLYLYSAMETLGADRDEEIAKLHSGKAKYSSIFNYPTLSWADMGAVGWLVDGAAIVNQVVLQRTSYGPYSRAMIRICKEESFHQRQGYEILLTMMRHGTQAQRDMVQDAINRLWWPALMMFGPSDEHSPNSAQSMAWKIKRQTNDELRQRFIDQTVPQLELLGCTAPDPELKWNAERGHYDFGEIQWDEFYEVLKGNGPCNQERVATRRQAIEDGAWVREAAVAYARKQQNKNAA, encoded by the coding sequence ATGTACGCACAGCTAGTGGAAACCGGAGTCAAGCGCGTCAAGTCGCTGGAAGAGATGTCGCCCGAAGAGCGCAACTTCCAGGAAAAGATCGACGCCGAAATCAAGATCGAAGCCAAGAACTGGATGCCCGAGGCTTACCGCCAGACCCTGATCCGGCAGATTTCCCAGCACGCCCATTCGGAAATCGTCGGCATGCTGCCCGAAGGCAACTGGGTCACCCGCGCCCCCAGCCTCAAGCGCAAGCTGCAGCTGATGGCCAAGATCCAGGACGAAGCGGGCCACGGCCTGTACCTGTACAGCGCCATGGAAACCTTGGGTGCCGACCGCGACGAAGAAATTGCCAAGCTGCACAGCGGCAAGGCCAAGTACTCGAGCATCTTCAACTACCCCACCCTCAGCTGGGCGGACATGGGCGCAGTGGGCTGGCTGGTGGATGGCGCCGCCATCGTCAACCAGGTGGTACTGCAGCGCACCTCCTATGGCCCGTACTCGCGCGCCATGATCCGCATCTGCAAGGAAGAGAGCTTCCACCAGCGCCAGGGCTACGAAATTCTCCTGACCATGATGCGCCACGGCACCCAAGCCCAGCGCGACATGGTCCAGGACGCTATTAACCGCCTGTGGTGGCCGGCGCTGATGATGTTTGGCCCCAGCGACGAACACTCGCCCAATAGCGCCCAGTCCATGGCCTGGAAAATCAAGCGCCAGACCAACGACGAACTGCGCCAGCGCTTCATCGACCAAACCGTGCCGCAGCTCGAGCTGCTCGGCTGCACCGCCCCCGACCCCGAGCTGAAGTGGAACGCCGAGCGCGGCCACTACGACTTCGGCGAAATCCAGTGGGACGAGTTCTACGAAGTGCTCAAGGGCAATGGCCCGTGCAACCAGGAACGTGTCGCCACCCGCCGCCAGGCCATCGAGGATGGCGCCTGGGTACGCGAAGCCGCCGTGGCCTATGCGCGCAAGCAACAGAACAAGAACGCCGCCTGA
- the paaK gene encoding phenylacetate--CoA ligase PaaK gives MNMYQSADRALLDPMETASVDALRQHQLERLRWSLKHAYDNVPLYRQRFAECGAHPDDLTCLEDLAKFPFTGKNDLRDNYPYGMFAVPQEDVVRLHASSGTTGKPTVVGYTQNDIDTWANVVARSIRAAGGRKGDKVHVSYGYGLFTGGLGAHYGAERLGCTVIPMSGGQTEKQVQLIRDFQPDIIMVTPSYMLNLADEIERQGIDPQDLKLRLGIFGAEPWTDELRRSIEQRLGIDALDIYGLSEIMGPGVAMECIETKDGPTIWEDHFYPEIIDPVTGQVLPDGQLGELVFTSLSKEALPMVRYRTRDLTRLLPGTARPMRRIGKITGRSDDMLIIRGVNVFPTQIEEQVLKIKQLSELYEIHLYRNGNLDSVEVHVELRAECQHLDEGQRKRVVGELSKQIKTYIGISTQVHLQPCGTLKRSEGKACHVFDKRLAS, from the coding sequence ATGAACATGTACCAAAGTGCCGATCGTGCCCTGCTGGACCCGATGGAAACCGCCAGCGTCGACGCCCTGCGCCAGCACCAGCTGGAGCGCCTGCGCTGGAGCTTGAAGCACGCCTACGACAACGTGCCGCTGTACCGCCAGCGCTTTGCCGAGTGCGGCGCCCACCCCGACGACCTCACTTGCCTCGAAGACCTGGCGAAGTTCCCCTTCACCGGCAAGAACGACCTGCGCGACAACTACCCCTACGGCATGTTCGCGGTGCCCCAGGAAGACGTCGTGCGCTTGCACGCCTCCAGCGGCACCACCGGCAAGCCGACGGTGGTCGGTTACACCCAGAACGACATCGACACCTGGGCCAATGTGGTCGCCCGCTCGATCCGCGCCGCTGGCGGGCGCAAAGGCGACAAGGTGCATGTCTCCTACGGCTACGGCCTGTTCACCGGCGGGCTGGGCGCGCATTACGGTGCCGAGCGCCTGGGCTGCACGGTGATCCCTATGTCTGGCGGTCAGACCGAGAAGCAGGTGCAGCTGATTCGCGATTTCCAGCCCGATATCATCATGGTCACGCCGTCCTACATGCTCAACCTGGCCGATGAAATCGAGCGCCAGGGCATCGACCCGCAAGACCTCAAGCTGCGCTTGGGTATTTTTGGCGCCGAACCTTGGACCGACGAGCTGCGCCGCTCGATCGAGCAGCGCCTGGGCATCGACGCCCTGGACATCTACGGTCTGTCGGAGATCATGGGCCCCGGGGTGGCCATGGAGTGCATCGAAACCAAGGATGGCCCCACCATCTGGGAAGACCACTTCTACCCCGAGATCATCGACCCAGTCACCGGCCAGGTGCTGCCTGACGGCCAACTGGGCGAACTGGTGTTCACCTCGCTGAGCAAGGAAGCGCTACCGATGGTGCGCTACCGCACCCGTGACTTGACCCGGCTATTGCCAGGCACCGCCCGGCCAATGCGGCGTATCGGCAAGATCACCGGCCGCAGCGATGACATGCTGATCATCCGCGGGGTTAACGTGTTCCCGACCCAAATCGAGGAACAGGTACTTAAAATAAAACAGCTTTCAGAGCTTTATGAGATTCATCTGTATCGCAACGGCAACCTGGACAGTGTCGAGGTGCATGTGGAGTTGCGTGCGGAGTGCCAGCACCTCGATGAGGGCCAGCGCAAGCGGGTGGTCGGGGAGCTGAGTAAACAGATCAAGACCTATATCGGCATCAGCACCCAGGTGCACCTGCAGCCTTGCGGTACGCTAAAACGCTCAGAAGGCAAGGCTTGCCACGTCTTTGATAAACGGTTGGCCAGCTGA
- the pcaF gene encoding 3-oxoadipyl-CoA thiolase, whose amino-acid sequence MTEHTLADALIIDAVRTPIGRYAGALSGVRADDLAAIPLKALLQRHPELDWKAIDDLILGCANQAGEDNRNVAHMASLLAGLPLEVPGTTINRLCGSGLDAIGNAARALRCGEAELMLAGGVESMSRAPFVMGKAEQAFSRAAELFDTTIGWRFVNPLMKAAFGTDSMPETAENVAQQFGISRADQDAFALRSQHKAAAAQARGRLAREIVPVEIPQRKGPAKVVEHDEHPRADTTLEQLAKLGTPFREGGSVTAGNASGVNDGACALLLASSAGARRHGLKARGRIVGMAVAGVEPRLMGIGPVPATRKVLALTGLSLADMDVIELNEAFAAQGLAVLRELGLADDDKRVNPNGGAIALGHPLGMSGARLVTTALHELEETAGRYALCTMCIGVGQGIAMVIERL is encoded by the coding sequence ATGACTGAACACACCCTGGCCGATGCCTTGATCATCGACGCCGTGCGCACGCCCATTGGCCGTTATGCCGGGGCCTTGAGCGGCGTGCGGGCCGATGATCTGGCCGCCATCCCGCTCAAGGCCCTGCTCCAGCGCCACCCCGAACTGGACTGGAAAGCCATCGATGACCTGATCCTCGGCTGTGCCAACCAGGCTGGCGAGGACAACCGCAACGTGGCGCACATGGCCAGCCTGCTGGCCGGGCTACCGCTTGAAGTGCCGGGCACTACCATCAACCGCCTGTGTGGCTCTGGCCTGGATGCCATCGGCAATGCCGCCCGCGCCTTGCGCTGTGGCGAAGCCGAGCTGATGCTAGCCGGTGGCGTCGAGTCGATGTCGCGCGCGCCGTTCGTCATGGGCAAGGCGGAGCAGGCATTCAGCCGCGCCGCCGAGCTGTTCGACACCACCATCGGCTGGCGTTTCGTCAACCCGCTGATGAAGGCGGCCTTCGGTACCGATTCGATGCCAGAAACCGCCGAGAACGTTGCGCAACAGTTCGGCATTTCCCGCGCGGACCAGGACGCGTTCGCCCTGCGCAGCCAGCACAAGGCCGCCGCTGCCCAGGCTCGCGGCCGCTTGGCACGGGAAATCGTGCCGGTCGAAATCCCGCAGCGCAAAGGCCCGGCCAAAGTGGTCGAGCACGACGAACACCCCCGCGCAGACACCACCCTGGAGCAACTGGCCAAGCTCGGCACCCCGTTCCGTGAAGGCGGCAGCGTCACCGCCGGCAATGCTTCCGGGGTTAACGACGGGGCCTGCGCCTTGCTGCTGGCCAGCAGCGCCGGCGCCCGCCGCCATGGCCTGAAGGCCCGCGGCCGCATCGTTGGCATGGCCGTGGCCGGGGTCGAACCCCGGCTGATGGGCATCGGCCCGGTACCGGCAACCCGCAAGGTACTGGCGCTTACCGGCCTGTCCCTGGCCGACATGGACGTCATCGAGCTCAACGAGGCCTTCGCTGCCCAAGGCTTGGCGGTATTGCGCGAGCTGGGCCTGGCCGACGACGACAAGCGGGTCAACCCCAATGGCGGCGCCATCGCCCTGGGCCACCCGCTGGGCATGAGCGGCGCTCGCTTGGTCACCACCGCCCTGCACGAACTGGAAGAAACTGCCGGACGCTACGCCCTGTGCACCATGTGCATTGGCGTCGGCCAAGGCATTGCCATGGTTATCGAACGCCTCTGA
- the paaI gene encoding hydroxyphenylacetyl-CoA thioesterase PaaI, with protein sequence MTEVELAQACAEAMYARDSATQGLGIRLLEAGPGQACLRMPVRADMIQGHGTCHGGFLFALADSAFAFACNSYDQATVALGCSIDYLAPALCDDLLTARASEVSRKGRTGLYHVRIENQRGELVAMFQGKSYKVRGTVLAQETQDD encoded by the coding sequence ATGACTGAAGTCGAACTGGCACAAGCTTGTGCCGAGGCCATGTACGCCCGCGACTCGGCCACCCAAGGCCTGGGCATCCGCCTGCTGGAGGCCGGCCCCGGCCAGGCATGCCTGCGCATGCCGGTACGCGCCGACATGATCCAAGGCCATGGCACCTGCCACGGCGGCTTCCTGTTCGCCCTGGCCGATTCGGCATTTGCCTTCGCCTGCAACAGCTACGACCAAGCCACCGTCGCCTTGGGCTGCAGCATCGACTACCTGGCCCCGGCACTGTGCGATGACCTGCTCACCGCCCGCGCCAGCGAAGTCAGCCGCAAGGGCCGCACCGGCCTGTACCACGTTCGCATCGAGAACCAGCGCGGCGAGCTGGTGGCGATGTTCCAAGGTAAATCCTACAAAGTGCGCGGCACCGTGCTGGCGCAGGAGACGCAAGATGACTGA
- the paaH gene encoding 3-hydroxyacyl-CoA dehydrogenase PaaH, with amino-acid sequence MSALASNAQVAVIGAGAMGAGIAQVAAQAGHPVKLYDNRPGAAAQAVAGIDRQLARLVEKGKLQATARAAISARLCPVDTLEALADAGLVIEAIVENLPVKQALFRLLEAMCGADCILASNTSSLSITSLAAGLQRPQQVVGMHFFNPAPLMALVEVVSGLATDPAIATGIYATAQAWGKQPVHTRSTPGFIVNRVARPFYAESLRLLQEGAADCASLDALLRDAGGFRMGAFELTDLIGHDVNYAVTCSVFDAFYGDFRFQPSLVQKELVDAGRLGRKSGQGFYSYAEGAERPQPLELHSPATAQACVVEGHLGVMQPLVERLRQSGVAVAQRAGSGLIQVGDATLALSDGRLASQRAREDGLRNLVLLDLALDYGTATRLAISWSADTSDTARDQAVALLQRAGLKVTAVADLPGLVVLRTVAMLANEAADAVLQGVGSASDIDLAMRAGVNYPCGPLAWAANIGIRHTLRVLDNLQRSYGESRYRPSLLLRRCEAKGATLHD; translated from the coding sequence ATGAGTGCACTCGCAAGCAATGCGCAGGTGGCGGTGATCGGTGCCGGTGCCATGGGGGCCGGCATCGCCCAGGTGGCCGCCCAGGCCGGCCACCCGGTAAAGCTCTACGACAACCGCCCCGGCGCAGCGGCCCAGGCGGTGGCTGGCATTGACCGGCAACTCGCCCGCCTGGTGGAAAAGGGCAAGTTGCAGGCCACAGCGCGGGCCGCGATCAGCGCCCGACTGTGCCCGGTGGATACCCTCGAGGCCCTGGCCGATGCCGGCCTGGTGATCGAAGCCATCGTCGAAAACCTGCCGGTTAAACAGGCACTTTTCCGCCTGCTGGAGGCCATGTGCGGCGCCGACTGCATCCTCGCCAGCAACACCTCGTCACTGTCTATCACCAGCCTGGCGGCCGGCCTGCAGCGGCCACAGCAAGTGGTCGGCATGCACTTCTTCAACCCGGCCCCGCTGATGGCCTTGGTCGAGGTGGTCTCGGGCCTGGCGACCGACCCAGCCATTGCCACGGGCATCTATGCCACCGCCCAGGCCTGGGGCAAGCAGCCCGTGCACACCCGCTCCACTCCGGGTTTCATCGTCAACCGGGTGGCGCGGCCGTTCTACGCCGAAAGCCTGCGCCTGCTGCAAGAAGGCGCCGCCGATTGCGCCAGCCTCGACGCGCTGCTGCGTGATGCCGGTGGTTTCCGCATGGGCGCATTCGAGCTCACTGACCTGATCGGCCATGACGTCAATTACGCGGTTACCTGCTCGGTCTTCGACGCCTTCTATGGTGATTTCCGCTTCCAGCCATCACTGGTGCAAAAAGAGCTGGTGGACGCCGGGCGCCTTGGGCGCAAGAGCGGCCAAGGCTTCTATAGCTATGCCGAAGGCGCCGAACGCCCGCAGCCACTTGAGCTGCATAGCCCGGCCACCGCCCAAGCGTGCGTGGTCGAAGGCCATTTGGGGGTAATGCAACCGCTGGTCGAGCGCCTGCGCCAAAGCGGCGTCGCCGTGGCCCAGCGCGCCGGCAGCGGCCTGATCCAAGTGGGCGATGCCACCCTCGCACTGTCCGATGGCCGCCTGGCCAGCCAGCGCGCACGCGAAGACGGCCTGCGCAATCTGGTACTGCTCGACCTGGCCCTGGACTACGGCACGGCCACACGCCTGGCCATCAGTTGGTCGGCCGACACCAGCGACACCGCCCGCGACCAGGCGGTGGCCTTGCTGCAGCGTGCGGGCCTGAAGGTAACCGCCGTCGCCGACCTGCCCGGCCTGGTGGTGCTGCGTACCGTGGCAATGCTCGCCAATGAGGCCGCCGACGCTGTGTTGCAAGGCGTCGGCAGCGCCAGCGACATCGACCTGGCCATGCGCGCCGGCGTCAATTACCCCTGTGGGCCGCTGGCCTGGGCCGCCAACATCGGCATCCGCCACACCCTGCGCGTGCTCGACAACCTGCAGCGCAGCTACGGTGAGAGCCGTTACCGGCCTTCCCTGCTGCTACGCCGCTGCGAAGCCAAAGGAGCCACCCTGCATGACTGA
- the paaG gene encoding 2-(1,2-epoxy-1,2-dihydrophenyl)acetyl-CoA isomerase PaaG: MTFQHILFSIEDGVALLSLNRPEQLNSFNTAMHLEVREALKQVRQSSEARVLLLTAEGRGFCAGQDLSDRNVAPGAEIPDLGESIDKFYNPLVRTLRDLPLPVICAVNGVAAGAGANIPLACDLVLAARSASFIQAFCKIGLVPDSGGTWLLPRLIGMARAKALAMLGERLGAEQAQQWGLIHRVVDDAALRDEALSLARQLATQPTYGLALIKRSLNASFDNGFDEQLELERDLQRLAGRSEDYREGVSAFLNKRTPAFKGR; this comes from the coding sequence ATGACTTTCCAGCACATCCTGTTTTCCATCGAGGACGGCGTCGCCCTCCTCTCGTTGAACCGCCCCGAGCAGCTGAACAGCTTCAATACCGCCATGCACCTGGAAGTGCGCGAGGCGCTCAAGCAAGTGCGCCAGAGCAGCGAAGCGCGGGTACTGCTGCTGACCGCCGAAGGCCGTGGTTTTTGTGCCGGCCAGGACCTGTCCGACCGCAACGTCGCGCCGGGCGCCGAAATACCCGACTTAGGCGAGTCGATCGATAAATTCTACAACCCGCTGGTGCGCACCCTGCGCGACCTGCCGCTGCCGGTAATCTGCGCGGTCAACGGCGTGGCCGCCGGTGCCGGTGCCAACATCCCGCTGGCCTGCGACCTGGTGCTGGCCGCCCGTTCGGCCAGCTTCATCCAGGCCTTCTGCAAGATCGGCCTGGTGCCGGACTCTGGCGGTACTTGGCTGCTGCCGCGCCTGATCGGCATGGCGCGGGCCAAGGCCTTGGCCATGCTGGGCGAGCGCCTTGGCGCCGAACAGGCCCAGCAATGGGGGCTGATCCACCGCGTCGTGGACGATGCGGCCCTGCGCGACGAGGCCCTTAGCCTCGCCCGCCAACTCGCCACCCAGCCCACCTACGGCCTGGCCTTGATCAAGCGCAGCCTCAACGCCAGTTTCGACAACGGTTTCGATGAGCAATTGGAGCTGGAGCGTGACCTGCAACGCCTGGCTGGGCGTAGCGAGGATTACCGCGAAGGCGTGAGCGCCTTCCTGAATAAACGCACGCCGGCATTCAAGGGGCGTTGA
- the paaF gene encoding 2,3-dehydroadipyl-CoA hydratase PaaF: MLRYLDVQAPEHGVQLITLQRPEALNALCTELLAELAAALEAAGQDPQTRAVVLTGSRKAFAAGADIREMAERDLVGILNDPRVAHWQSIAAFPKPLIAAVNGYALGGGCELVMCADIVVAGSDARFGQPEINLGIIPGAGGTQRLLRAVGKPLAMQMVLTGEAISARHALQAGLVSEITQPELTLERAVQVARSIAAKAPLAVRLAKEALLKAGDTDLASGLRFERHAFTLLAGTADRDEGIRAFQEKRQARFQGR; encoded by the coding sequence ATGCTGCGATATCTCGATGTGCAGGCGCCCGAACACGGCGTCCAGCTCATTACCCTGCAACGGCCCGAGGCCCTGAACGCCCTGTGCACCGAACTGCTGGCCGAGCTGGCCGCTGCGCTGGAAGCGGCCGGGCAAGACCCGCAGACTCGCGCCGTGGTGCTCACCGGCAGCCGCAAGGCATTCGCCGCCGGCGCCGATATTCGCGAGATGGCCGAACGCGACTTGGTCGGCATCCTCAATGACCCGCGCGTGGCCCACTGGCAAAGCATCGCCGCCTTCCCCAAGCCGCTGATCGCCGCCGTCAATGGCTATGCCCTGGGCGGCGGCTGTGAACTGGTGATGTGCGCCGACATCGTCGTCGCCGGCAGCGATGCCCGGTTTGGCCAGCCAGAAATCAACCTCGGCATCATCCCCGGCGCCGGTGGCACCCAACGCCTGCTGCGTGCGGTCGGCAAACCACTGGCCATGCAGATGGTGCTGACCGGCGAAGCCATCAGCGCCCGCCATGCCCTGCAGGCCGGCCTGGTCAGCGAAATCACCCAACCTGAACTCACCCTGGAGCGGGCCGTGCAGGTAGCCCGCAGCATCGCCGCGAAAGCACCGCTGGCGGTACGCCTGGCCAAGGAAGCCCTGCTCAAGGCCGGTGACACCGACCTGGCCAGCGGCCTGCGCTTTGAACGCCACGCGTTCACCCTGCTGGCCGGCACCGCCGACCGCGACGAAGGCATTCGCGCCTTCCAGGAAAAACGCCAGGCCCGCTTCCAGGGCCGCTGA
- the paaY gene encoding phenylacetic acid degradation protein PaaY — protein MPCYRLDGLTPVVHPTAYVHPSAVLIGDVIVGPRCYVGPLASLRGDFGRIVLEEGANLQDTCVMHGFPGGDTVVERNGHVGHGAVLHGCRVGEDALIGMNAVVMDGAHVAPRCIVAATAFVKAGFECAVQSLVMGSPAQVKRPLTEQELAWKQRGTAQYQQLTQRCMNTMVECPPLTEAEAQRPRMEDSGVRPKGQAQA, from the coding sequence ATGCCTTGTTATCGACTGGACGGCCTGACGCCGGTGGTTCACCCCACAGCCTACGTGCATCCAAGTGCCGTGCTGATCGGTGATGTGATTGTCGGCCCGCGTTGCTACGTGGGCCCGCTGGCATCGCTGCGCGGGGATTTCGGCCGCATCGTGCTGGAGGAGGGCGCCAACTTGCAGGACACCTGCGTAATGCACGGTTTTCCGGGCGGCGACACGGTGGTCGAACGCAACGGCCATGTCGGCCATGGCGCCGTGCTGCACGGCTGTCGTGTAGGCGAGGACGCCTTGATCGGCATGAACGCGGTAGTGATGGACGGTGCCCATGTAGCGCCACGCTGCATCGTCGCCGCCACGGCGTTCGTCAAGGCGGGTTTTGAATGTGCGGTGCAAAGCCTGGTGATGGGTTCGCCAGCTCAGGTCAAACGCCCATTGACCGAACAGGAGCTGGCCTGGAAGCAACGCGGCACGGCGCAGTACCAGCAGCTGACGCAGCGCTGCATGAACACGATGGTCGAGTGCCCGCCACTGACCGAGGCCGAGGCACAGCGCCCGCGCATGGAAGACTCTGGCGTCAGGCCCAAAGGCCAGGCACAGGCATGA